TACTGATGGCGCCGTCGATGGCGGCGCTGATGGGCTCGGCGGCGGCACTGATCTCCTCGGCCCAGCGGCGATTGCTCTCTTCGATCGTGCGGGCGAGCACCTCGTAGCGCTGGCGGTCCTCGAGGCTGGCCTCCTGACCGCCCTGCACGCGCGCGACGATGGCCTCGAGCTCGGTGCGCAGCTCGGCGAGGTCCTCCTCGCGCTCTCTGATGAGCGCGGCGACCTCGCCGCCCTGCGGATGGGCGTCGAAGAGGCGCGCCGAGTCGATGAAGACGACGCGCGTGGGCGTGTCCTGGGCGGTGAAGGTGCCGAAGGCGAACGCGGCGACAATGAGAGCGAAGGCCGTGAAGCCGAAGGCCTTGAGCTTTGGGGCGGTG
This portion of the Deinococcota bacterium genome encodes:
- a CDS encoding OmpH family outer membrane protein; its protein translation is MTRLTAPKLKAFGFTAFALIVAAFAFGTFTAQDTPTRVVFIDSARLFDAHPQGGEVAALIREREEDLAELRTELEAIVARVQGGQEASLEDRQRYEVLARTIEESNRRWAEEISAAAEPISAAIDGAISTVAQENGYNIVLDGVVASTSGLIVYADSGLDVTESVIERIR